In one Denitratisoma sp. genomic region, the following are encoded:
- the soxY gene encoding thiosulfate oxidation carrier protein SoxY translates to MDALRRTLLKGAGATGAIAAAIAAGVLKPSQVLAAEYNRAAFEAKDMAGALKNIGAASAADSTGIAIKAPDIAENGAVVPVDVSSSIPNTISLAVLVDKNPLPLSSAFDFANGALPEMALRLKMGQTSLVEVVAKTADGKYYRAKKEVKVTVGGCGG, encoded by the coding sequence ATGGATGCATTGCGCAGAACCCTGCTGAAAGGGGCGGGCGCCACCGGGGCGATCGCGGCGGCCATAGCGGCCGGCGTGCTCAAGCCTTCCCAGGTGCTGGCCGCCGAATACAACCGCGCCGCCTTCGAGGCCAAGGACATGGCGGGCGCACTCAAGAACATCGGCGCCGCCAGTGCGGCCGACAGCACGGGCATCGCCATCAAGGCGCCGGATATCGCCGAAAACGGCGCCGTCGTGCCGGTCGACGTCAGCAGCAGCATTCCCAACACCATTTCGCTCGCAGTGCTGGTCGACAAGAATCCGCTGCCACTCTCCAGCGCCTTCGACTTCGCCAACGGCGCCCTGCCCGAAATGGCACTGCGACTGAAAATGGGCCAGACTTCCCTGGTCGAAGTCGTCGCCAAGACGGCGGACGGCAAGTACTACAGGGCCAAGAAGGAAGTCAAGGTCACGGTCGGCGGCTGCGGCGGCTGA
- the soxX gene encoding sulfur oxidation c-type cytochrome SoxX — protein MNRKIIAGLAATLACSAVLADDIRNYRAEAVAMMKRDFKAKGIATTDRLHEDGVQAICNRSGDNPPKDVAARLEKDQLEAIKYPADGKLMGDWKAGEKLAQSGRGMTWSDKAGVPGGGNCYNCHQISPTEMSFGTIGPSLYQFGKTRGNTPDMQKYVYGKIWNAKAFNLCSAMPRFGHVNALNEQQIKNLVALLLDPQSPVNSK, from the coding sequence ATGAACAGAAAAATCATTGCCGGCCTCGCCGCCACCTTGGCCTGCAGCGCCGTGCTCGCCGACGACATCCGCAACTACCGCGCCGAGGCCGTCGCCATGATGAAGCGCGACTTCAAGGCGAAAGGCATCGCCACCACCGACCGCCTGCATGAGGACGGCGTCCAGGCCATCTGCAACCGCAGCGGCGACAACCCGCCCAAGGACGTCGCCGCGCGTCTCGAAAAAGACCAGCTGGAAGCCATCAAATATCCGGCCGACGGCAAGCTGATGGGCGACTGGAAGGCCGGCGAGAAGCTGGCGCAGAGCGGTCGCGGCATGACCTGGAGCGACAAGGCCGGCGTGCCCGGCGGCGGCAACTGCTACAACTGCCACCAGATCTCGCCGACCGAGATGTCCTTCGGCACCATCGGCCCGAGCCTCTACCAGTTCGGCAAGACGCGTGGCAACACCCCGGACATGCAGAAGTATGTCTACGGCAAGATCTGGAACGCCAAGGCCTTCAACCTGTGCTCGGCGATGCCGCGCTTCGGCCACGTCAATGCACTGAACGAGCAGCAGATCAAGAACCTCGTCGCCCTGCTGCTCGATCCGCAATCGCCGGTCAACAGCAAATAA
- a CDS encoding M48 family metalloprotease, producing the protein MRFRTLASFAFLAILAPGAYAEGLPELGEASRSDLPPHMERRIGESIVRDIRLREPAYIDDVEIAAYLNSLGARLTAAMPEAGQSFEFFALRDATLNAFALPGGYIGVHSGLILAAQSESELAGVLSHEIAHVTQKHLARLMGKQNQAQVTQWLALAVAILAARSNSDASQAAIVAGTAAGVQTMLNYTRDFEREADRIGIQTLDRAGFDVRGMASFFERMQKFGRLYENNAPGYLRTHPLTVERISDMENRILQAQYRQVADSTEFQLVRAKLRSGQGDPRDAVTDFETQLQERKYLSEASARYGLAMAQMRARNYPAVERELAELRRLKASSPMIDTLATDVRKAQGDMAGALKLYREARIRHPRNRALLYGQIDALLANGQAQAALKTATDELQLTPSDAALHGLQAKSYAALGKRLQQHRAQAELYALRGQLVAAIQQLELAQKAGDGDFFEHSQVDARLRELRVRQQEEAKQKLPL; encoded by the coding sequence ATGAGATTCAGAACACTGGCATCCTTCGCCTTTCTCGCGATCCTGGCGCCCGGCGCTTACGCCGAGGGCTTGCCCGAACTGGGCGAGGCCTCCCGGTCGGACCTGCCGCCCCATATGGAAAGGCGCATCGGCGAGTCGATCGTTCGAGACATCCGCCTGCGGGAGCCGGCCTATATCGACGATGTCGAGATTGCCGCCTACCTGAATTCCCTGGGTGCACGCCTCACGGCGGCCATGCCCGAGGCGGGCCAGAGCTTCGAGTTCTTTGCCCTGCGCGATGCCACGCTGAATGCCTTTGCGCTGCCGGGCGGCTATATCGGCGTGCATAGCGGCCTCATTCTTGCAGCGCAGTCCGAGTCCGAGCTGGCCGGCGTGCTTTCGCACGAAATCGCCCACGTTACGCAAAAGCACCTGGCCCGGCTGATGGGCAAGCAGAACCAGGCCCAGGTGACGCAGTGGCTGGCGCTGGCCGTGGCGATCCTGGCGGCGCGCTCGAATTCCGACGCGAGCCAGGCGGCGATCGTGGCAGGCACGGCCGCCGGCGTGCAGACCATGCTCAACTACACGCGCGATTTTGAGCGCGAGGCCGACCGCATCGGCATCCAGACCCTCGATCGGGCCGGCTTCGACGTGCGCGGCATGGCCAGCTTCTTCGAGCGCATGCAGAAGTTCGGGCGCCTCTACGAGAACAACGCGCCCGGCTACCTGCGCACCCACCCGCTCACCGTCGAGCGCATCAGCGACATGGAGAACCGGATCCTGCAGGCGCAGTACCGGCAGGTGGCGGATTCGACCGAGTTCCAGCTGGTGCGGGCCAAGCTGAGATCAGGCCAGGGCGACCCGCGCGACGCCGTCACCGATTTTGAAACCCAGCTGCAGGAACGCAAGTATCTGTCCGAGGCCTCGGCCCGTTATGGACTGGCCATGGCGCAGATGCGGGCGAGGAACTACCCTGCCGTCGAACGCGAGCTTGCCGAATTGCGCCGGCTCAAGGCGTCCTCGCCCATGATCGACACCCTGGCCACGGATGTGAGGAAGGCGCAGGGCGACATGGCCGGGGCGCTGAAGCTGTATCGCGAGGCCCGCATTCGCCATCCCCGCAACAGGGCGCTGCTCTACGGCCAGATCGATGCGCTGCTGGCGAACGGCCAGGCCCAGGCGGCGTTGAAGACGGCGACCGACGAACTGCAGCTGACGCCCTCCGACGCCGCCCTGCACGGTCTGCAGGCGAAAAGCTACGCCGCCCTCGGCAAGCGCCTGCAGCAGCATCGCGCCCAGGCCGAACTGTACGCACTGCGGGGCCAGCTGGTGGCGGCGATCCAGCAGCTGGAGCTGGCCCAGAAGGCCGGCGACGGCGACTTCTTCGAGCATTCCCAGGTCGATGCACGCCTGCGCGAGCTGCGGGTCCGGCAGCAGGAGGAAGCGAAGCAAAAGTTGCCCCTGTAA
- a CDS encoding response regulator codes for MSTHALLLAEDSPEDTRLILNALQPVIPEDMVALCSDGVEALDYLFARNAHARRSSDDLPGVALIDLNLPKVNGLEVLRELREHPRTRLLPVVILSASSEQRDVRAAALLGANSYVRKPLDYGRLRETVELLGRYWTDLNIPPPPAPSA; via the coding sequence TTGAGTACACACGCCCTGCTGCTCGCCGAAGATTCGCCAGAGGACACCCGGCTGATCCTGAACGCCCTGCAGCCCGTCATCCCGGAAGACATGGTCGCGCTGTGCAGCGATGGCGTGGAGGCATTGGATTATCTCTTCGCCCGCAACGCCCATGCCAGGCGCAGCAGCGACGACCTGCCGGGCGTGGCGCTGATCGACCTGAACCTGCCCAAGGTGAACGGCCTGGAAGTCCTGCGCGAACTGCGCGAGCATCCGCGCACCCGGCTGCTGCCGGTAGTGATCCTGTCGGCCTCCTCCGAGCAGCGCGACGTGCGTGCTGCGGCCCTGCTCGGCGCCAACAGCTATGTGCGCAAGCCCCTGGATTACGGCCGCCTGCGCGAGACCGTCGAACTGCTCGGCCGCTACTGGACCGACCTGAACATCCCCCCGCCGCCGGCGCCCTCCGCCTGA
- the aprA gene encoding adenylyl-sulfate reductase subunit alpha, with product MSGTFDKPEIVQEEVDILLIGGGMACCGAGYEIMRWAEAVKAETGKELKIKLVDKAAMDRSGAVAQGLSAINTYIGPEQDPADYARMVSNDLMGITRDDLAYDLGRNVDDSVHLFEEWGLPIWKTDADGVRHDGAESQREGLPALKDGGKPVRSGKWQIMINGESYKWIVAEAAKKALGLDRIQERVFIVKLVNDKNDPSRVAGAVGFSVRENKIYVYKAKAILLAAGGCVNLFRPRSVGEGTGRAWYPVWNAGSTYAMAAEAGAELTMMENRFVPARFKDGYGPVGAWFLLFKAKATNAYGEDYMVKNKEMLNDYPPYGQAAVPASCLRNHLMLKEMKEGRGPIYMDTVTALAKLRETLTPKEVKHLEAEAWEDFLDMCIGQCGIWVGENIEPEKTMSELMPTEPYLLGSHSGCCGIWVSGPTDVGAPTTEELPGVPEHLPKGWNWGYRSMTTVKGLFTAGDGVGASGHKFSSGSHTEGRLASKAMVKYALDNKDWKVELDTDPAVLAEEIYKPVRNFLEHKDYSTAIDVNPMYITPKMLQFRLQKIMDEYVAGVATYYNTNDKMLAVAEGKLEMLKEDAQKMRAKDLHELLRAWENYHRILTAEAHMKHIQFREESRYPGFYYRTDKNFVDEQNWHCFVNSVYDKNTKKWTCFKRKHVDLVDKSKLFKAAAH from the coding sequence ATGTCTGGAACTTTTGACAAACCCGAGATCGTCCAGGAAGAAGTGGACATCCTTCTCATCGGCGGCGGCATGGCCTGCTGCGGCGCCGGCTACGAGATCATGCGCTGGGCCGAGGCCGTCAAGGCCGAGACCGGCAAGGAACTGAAGATCAAGCTGGTCGACAAGGCCGCCATGGACCGCTCCGGCGCCGTGGCCCAGGGCCTGTCCGCCATCAACACCTACATCGGCCCCGAGCAGGACCCGGCCGACTACGCCCGCATGGTCTCCAACGACCTGATGGGCATCACCCGCGACGACCTGGCCTACGACCTCGGCCGCAACGTCGACGACTCCGTGCACCTCTTCGAGGAATGGGGCCTGCCGATCTGGAAGACCGACGCCGACGGCGTGCGCCACGACGGCGCCGAGTCGCAGCGCGAAGGCCTGCCCGCCCTGAAGGACGGCGGCAAGCCGGTGCGTTCGGGCAAGTGGCAGATCATGATCAACGGCGAATCCTACAAGTGGATCGTCGCCGAAGCCGCCAAGAAGGCCCTCGGCCTCGACCGCATCCAGGAGCGCGTCTTCATCGTCAAGCTGGTGAACGACAAGAACGACCCGTCGCGCGTCGCCGGCGCGGTCGGCTTCTCGGTGCGCGAGAACAAGATCTACGTGTACAAGGCCAAGGCCATCCTGCTGGCCGCCGGCGGCTGCGTGAACCTGTTCCGTCCGCGTTCGGTGGGCGAGGGCACGGGCCGCGCCTGGTACCCGGTGTGGAACGCCGGCTCGACCTACGCCATGGCTGCCGAAGCCGGTGCCGAGCTGACGATGATGGAAAACCGCTTCGTGCCGGCCCGCTTCAAGGACGGCTACGGCCCGGTCGGCGCCTGGTTCCTGCTCTTCAAGGCCAAGGCGACCAACGCCTACGGCGAAGACTACATGGTCAAGAACAAGGAGATGCTGAACGACTACCCGCCCTACGGTCAGGCCGCCGTTCCCGCCTCCTGCCTGCGCAACCACCTCATGCTGAAAGAGATGAAGGAAGGCCGCGGCCCGATCTACATGGACACCGTCACCGCGCTGGCCAAGCTGCGCGAGACCCTGACGCCGAAGGAAGTGAAGCACCTCGAAGCGGAAGCCTGGGAAGACTTCCTCGACATGTGCATCGGCCAGTGCGGCATCTGGGTCGGCGAGAACATCGAGCCCGAGAAGACCATGTCCGAGCTGATGCCGACCGAGCCCTACCTGCTCGGCTCGCACTCCGGCTGCTGCGGCATCTGGGTGTCCGGCCCGACCGACGTTGGCGCGCCGACCACCGAGGAACTGCCGGGCGTGCCCGAGCACCTGCCGAAGGGCTGGAACTGGGGCTACCGCTCGATGACCACGGTCAAGGGCCTGTTCACCGCCGGCGACGGCGTCGGCGCCTCGGGCCACAAGTTCTCCTCCGGTTCGCACACCGAAGGCCGCCTCGCCTCCAAGGCCATGGTCAAGTACGCCCTCGACAACAAGGACTGGAAGGTCGAGCTGGACACCGATCCCGCCGTCCTCGCCGAGGAGATCTACAAGCCGGTGCGCAACTTCCTCGAGCACAAGGACTACAGCACCGCCATCGACGTGAACCCGATGTACATCACGCCGAAGATGCTGCAGTTCCGCCTGCAGAAGATCATGGACGAGTATGTCGCCGGTGTCGCCACCTACTACAACACCAACGACAAGATGCTGGCCGTGGCCGAAGGCAAGCTGGAGATGCTCAAGGAAGACGCCCAGAAGATGCGCGCCAAGGACCTGCACGAGCTGCTGCGGGCCTGGGAGAACTACCACCGCATCCTGACCGCCGAAGCGCACATGAAGCACATCCAGTTCCGCGAGGAGAGCCGCTACCCCGGCTTCTACTACCGCACCGACAAGAACTTCGTCGATGAGCAGAACTGGCACTGCTTCGTGAACTCCGTCTATGACAAGAACACCAAGAAGTGGACCTGCTTCAAGCGCAAGCACGTCGACCTGGTGGACAAGTCGAAGCTGTTCAAGGCGGCCGCGCACTAA
- the soxA gene encoding sulfur oxidation c-type cytochrome SoxA produces MKQRLGMLLAAAALTASFAVHAQQPAKKAPPPAKAAAPANKSEVSKEFEKFREVLEEDNPAELFEAKGEDIWKNKKGPNGASMAQCDLGLGAGVVKGAYVHMPRYFADVGQVMDAERRVVHCMIKYLGYDEADIRKQPFSNVNKTPDHVSVITYVAAQSRNMKIAAPQRHPKEIEAYNIGKEIFAYRAGPYDFSCASCHGEDGKRIRTQDLPNLRKPGEAIRAYQGWPGYRMTGGFMLTQQWRMNDCFRQQRFPEPNYLSDSITALLAYMTVTANGQTYKGPGIKR; encoded by the coding sequence ATGAAGCAGCGACTTGGCATGCTCCTCGCGGCCGCGGCATTGACGGCATCGTTCGCCGTGCACGCCCAGCAGCCCGCAAAGAAGGCCCCGCCACCGGCGAAGGCCGCCGCCCCCGCCAATAAAAGCGAGGTTTCGAAGGAATTCGAGAAATTCCGCGAAGTCCTCGAGGAGGACAACCCCGCTGAACTGTTCGAGGCCAAGGGCGAGGACATCTGGAAGAACAAGAAGGGGCCGAACGGCGCCTCGATGGCGCAATGCGATCTCGGCCTCGGCGCCGGCGTCGTCAAGGGCGCCTACGTGCACATGCCGCGCTACTTCGCCGACGTCGGCCAGGTCATGGACGCCGAGCGGCGCGTCGTGCATTGCATGATCAAGTACCTCGGCTACGACGAAGCGGACATCCGCAAGCAACCCTTCAGCAACGTCAACAAGACGCCTGACCACGTCTCCGTCATCACCTACGTTGCTGCCCAGTCGCGCAACATGAAGATTGCCGCGCCGCAGAGGCACCCGAAGGAGATCGAGGCCTACAACATCGGCAAGGAGATCTTTGCCTATCGCGCCGGTCCCTACGACTTCTCCTGCGCCTCCTGCCACGGCGAGGACGGCAAGCGCATTCGCACCCAGGACCTGCCCAACCTGAGGAAGCCCGGGGAAGCCATCCGCGCCTATCAGGGCTGGCCGGGCTACCGCATGACCGGCGGCTTCATGCTCACCCAGCAGTGGCGCATGAACGACTGCTTCCGTCAGCAGCGCTTCCCGGAGCCGAACTATCTTTCGGATTCCATCACCGCCCTGCTCGCCTACATGACCGTAACCGCCAACGGCCAGACGTACAAAGGCCCGGGCATCAAGCGTTAA
- a CDS encoding YkgJ family cysteine cluster protein: protein MSMDTYMAKDLPFPESPVVPEMVDGGKTIQFQCRKGIACWNACCSNIDISLTPYDILRLKRRLGLASAQFLQQYAVPYELEKDGIAGIKLKPVSGGSACQFMTPEGCSVYEDRPTACRYYPVALLSMRKQDEYTDTHSYALVKEAHCLGHNEPRSLTIDEYRAEQGLPEYDEQGRGWRQLVLKKMSSGPTVGKPSVKSRQLFFMTCYDIDTFRAFVDSGPFNDLYDVPPAERQAMLGDTLEAEQRLLQFGYRFLRQVLFGEDSISLHKEAAEKRREQARAKAQQAEREAAEKLAREEDPRDEGFDD from the coding sequence ATGAGCATGGACACCTACATGGCGAAGGACCTGCCCTTCCCCGAGAGCCCGGTCGTGCCGGAGATGGTGGATGGCGGCAAGACCATCCAGTTCCAGTGCCGCAAGGGCATCGCCTGCTGGAATGCCTGCTGCAGCAACATCGACATCTCGCTGACGCCCTACGACATCCTGCGCCTGAAGCGGCGGCTGGGACTCGCCTCGGCGCAGTTCCTGCAGCAGTACGCCGTGCCCTACGAGCTGGAGAAGGACGGCATCGCCGGCATCAAGCTGAAGCCGGTCAGCGGCGGCAGCGCCTGCCAGTTCATGACGCCGGAGGGCTGCAGCGTCTACGAGGATCGCCCGACCGCCTGCCGCTACTACCCGGTGGCGCTGCTGTCCATGCGCAAGCAGGACGAATACACCGACACGCATTCCTACGCCCTGGTGAAGGAGGCGCATTGCCTCGGCCACAACGAGCCGCGCAGCCTCACCATCGACGAATACCGCGCCGAGCAGGGCCTGCCGGAATACGACGAGCAGGGCCGCGGCTGGCGCCAGCTGGTGCTGAAGAAGATGTCCTCGGGCCCGACGGTGGGCAAGCCCTCGGTGAAGAGCCGCCAGCTGTTCTTCATGACCTGCTACGACATCGACACCTTCCGCGCCTTCGTCGATTCCGGCCCCTTCAACGACCTCTACGACGTGCCGCCGGCCGAGCGCCAGGCCATGCTGGGCGACACGCTGGAGGCCGAGCAGCGGCTTCTGCAGTTCGGCTACCGCTTCCTGCGCCAGGTGCTGTTCGGCGAGGATTCGATCAGCCTGCACAAGGAGGCGGCGGAGAAGCGTCGCGAGCAGGCGCGGGCGAAGGCGCAGCAGGCCGA
- the moaC gene encoding cyclic pyranopterin monophosphate synthase MoaC produces the protein MSKPLTHFDARGQAHMVDVAEKGETHRIARAVGTVFMQPATLALIESGDARKGDVLGVARIAAIQAAKRTSDLIPLCHPVPLTRVGVEFSIDRARASITCEATAETVGRTGVEMEALTAVSIGLLTIYDMCKAVDRGIYFENIRLLEKAGGKSGHWRAG, from the coding sequence ATGTCCAAGCCCCTGACGCATTTCGATGCCCGCGGCCAGGCACACATGGTCGACGTGGCCGAAAAGGGCGAAACGCATCGCATCGCCCGTGCCGTCGGCACCGTCTTCATGCAACCTGCAACCCTGGCCCTCATCGAATCCGGCGACGCCAGGAAGGGCGACGTCCTCGGCGTGGCGCGCATTGCCGCCATCCAGGCGGCAAAGCGCACCTCGGACCTGATCCCCCTCTGTCATCCGGTCCCCCTGACACGGGTCGGCGTGGAGTTTTCCATCGACCGTGCGCGCGCCAGCATCACCTGCGAAGCAACGGCCGAAACCGTCGGCCGCACCGGCGTGGAAATGGAGGCGCTGACCGCGGTCAGCATCGGCCTGCTGACCATCTACGACATGTGCAAGGCCGTCGACCGTGGAATATATTTCGAAAATATACGTCTACTGGAAAAAGCCGGCGGCAAGAGCGGCCATTGGCGAGCAGGTTGA
- the soxZ gene encoding thiosulfate oxidation carrier complex protein SoxZ encodes MADPMKIRAQMKGDTAEIRVLMSHPMETGQRKDNAGNLVPAHYIQSITIDVAGKRVIQGQTATSVSRNPVFGFRVKGAKAGDKVVINWVDNKGDKRTDEATIAA; translated from the coding sequence ATGGCAGATCCAATGAAAATCCGCGCCCAGATGAAGGGCGACACCGCCGAGATCCGCGTCCTCATGAGCCACCCGATGGAAACGGGTCAGCGCAAGGACAACGCCGGCAACCTGGTGCCCGCACACTACATCCAGTCGATCACCATCGATGTGGCCGGCAAGCGCGTGATCCAGGGCCAGACGGCCACCTCGGTCTCGCGCAATCCGGTGTTCGGCTTCCGCGTCAAGGGCGCAAAGGCCGGCGACAAGGTCGTCATCAACTGGGTGGACAACAAGGGCGACAAGCGCACCGACGAAGCCACCATCGCCGCCTGA
- the aprB gene encoding adenylyl-sulfate reductase subunit beta has protein sequence MPTFVRTEKCDGCKGQDKTACMYICPHNLMKLDKDGSDTGHAMKAYNQEPEQCWECYSCVKICPQNAIEARHYADIVPLGGSVQPLRGSDSIMWTIKFRNGTIKRFKFPIRTTAEGSIDPYGGKPMPKMADLDKPGVFTKDVMGGYRGGKADELIRVK, from the coding sequence ATGCCAACCTTTGTTCGTACCGAGAAATGCGATGGCTGCAAGGGCCAGGACAAGACCGCCTGCATGTACATCTGCCCGCACAACCTGATGAAGCTGGACAAGGACGGTTCCGACACCGGCCATGCCATGAAGGCCTACAACCAGGAGCCGGAGCAGTGCTGGGAGTGCTACTCCTGCGTGAAGATCTGCCCGCAGAACGCCATCGAGGCGCGCCACTACGCCGACATCGTGCCGCTGGGCGGCTCGGTGCAGCCCCTGCGCGGTTCCGACTCCATCATGTGGACCATCAAGTTCCGCAACGGCACCATCAAGCGCTTCAAGTTCCCGATCCGCACCACCGCCGAAGGCTCGATCGACCCGTACGGCGGCAAGCCGATGCCGAAGATGGCCGACCTCGACAAGCCGGGCGTCTTCACCAAGGACGTCATGGGCGGCTACCGCGGCGGCAAGGCCGACGAACTGATCCGCGTGAAGTAA
- the sat gene encoding sulfate adenylyltransferase, whose amino-acid sequence MALVNPHGGGALKPLLLQGEAHKAELARAQTLPKIKVSSREKGDIIMLGIGGFTPLDGFMTHSDWQGVCDGMKMASGLFWPIPITLSTDKATADSLKTGGDVALLDPDSGEILATMKVTEKYAIDKAHECAMVFKTTDMEHPGVKMVMEQGDVNLAGPVKVLSQAEFPAKYGELFMTPAQTRALFDSYGWSKVAAFQTRNPMHRSHEYLAKVAIETCDGVLIHSLLGNLKPGDIPADVRAEAIATLTDKYFVKKTVVQAGYPLDMRYAGPREALLHALFRQNYGCSHLIVGRDHAGVGSYYGPFDAHHIFDEIPKGALETQPLKIDWTFWCYKCGGMASARTCPHGDEDRLLLSGTKLRKMLSEGGDVPPEFSRPEVLEILRAYYAGLTEKVEIKLAGHSAR is encoded by the coding sequence ATGGCACTGGTCAATCCGCACGGCGGGGGCGCGCTGAAGCCCCTGTTGCTGCAGGGCGAGGCGCACAAGGCCGAACTGGCGCGCGCCCAGACGCTGCCGAAAATCAAGGTCAGCTCTCGCGAGAAGGGCGACATCATCATGCTGGGCATCGGCGGCTTCACGCCGCTCGACGGCTTCATGACCCACAGCGACTGGCAGGGCGTGTGCGACGGCATGAAGATGGCCAGCGGCCTGTTCTGGCCGATTCCCATCACGCTGTCGACCGACAAGGCGACCGCCGATTCGCTGAAGACCGGCGGCGACGTCGCGCTGCTCGACCCGGACAGCGGCGAGATCCTCGCCACCATGAAGGTCACCGAGAAGTACGCCATCGACAAGGCGCACGAGTGCGCCATGGTCTTTAAGACCACCGACATGGAGCACCCCGGCGTCAAGATGGTGATGGAGCAGGGCGACGTGAACCTCGCCGGTCCCGTCAAGGTGCTCTCGCAGGCCGAGTTCCCCGCCAAGTACGGCGAGTTGTTCATGACCCCGGCGCAGACCCGGGCGCTCTTCGACTCCTACGGCTGGTCGAAGGTCGCCGCCTTCCAGACGCGCAACCCGATGCACCGCTCGCACGAGTACCTGGCCAAGGTGGCCATCGAGACCTGCGACGGCGTGCTGATCCATTCGCTGCTCGGCAACCTCAAGCCCGGCGACATTCCCGCCGACGTGCGCGCCGAGGCCATTGCCACGCTGACCGACAAGTACTTCGTCAAGAAGACCGTGGTGCAGGCCGGCTACCCGCTCGACATGCGCTACGCCGGCCCGCGCGAAGCGCTGCTGCACGCGCTGTTCCGCCAGAACTACGGCTGCTCGCACCTGATCGTCGGCCGCGACCATGCCGGCGTCGGCAGCTACTACGGCCCCTTCGACGCCCACCACATCTTCGACGAGATCCCGAAGGGCGCGCTGGAGACCCAGCCGCTGAAGATCGACTGGACGTTCTGGTGCTACAAGTGCGGCGGCATGGCCTCCGCCCGCACCTGCCCGCACGGCGATGAGGATCGCCTGCTGCTGTCGGGCACCAAGCTGCGCAAGATGCTTTCGGAAGGCGGCGACGTGCCGCCGGAGTTCTCCCGTCCCGAAGTGCTGGAGATCCTGCGCGCGTACTACGCGGGACTGACCGAAAAAGTTGAAATCAAGCTCGCCGGCCATTCGGCGCGCTGA